One window from the genome of Bdellovibrio sp. NC01 encodes:
- a CDS encoding HAMP domain-containing sensor histidine kinase — MKRGTYIKVFVVSITAALVLSSISLLCLIKFSDLAFRDHRKNLMLFIARSIENNPNGLALPQMPFGPRPGGPPPGMPGGHGPHGPPAEGFRDNFPPPPPPGPGMMGGPGGPRMGPPPPPPGGGEAPEFWIISETREVISDNKIRKLPAEVAKLDLPKEVHATTSSDTFWNFFDRTTIMRLDHEGTKAYLVLNERRNPFRGPLFVTQGIFTFATVVIALFFALTITFYYLRKKSDEARAVLLSLERGDLKARFDIKPFDEFGGLLLDFNRMANEIERLVNRVRETEMARSNLLSELGHDLRTPLTSLTTSFETLKFHFNKMTPSDRNEIFTMITAEVEYFKELLEKLMTIAELDEPHYKKSTDAVDLATLIGSEVRYRSSSAPQFRWTFNDEGMHGQPPMVLGDSYLLLRLLKNAFDNATRYAKEGIHASLTANDEYVQITIKDDGPGMDADALANFGKRQERRKRREESQGLNFSLGLGSVIMRTIAELHGGSLEVANRASVDGVSGTIVRVKIPKFETT; from the coding sequence ATGAAGCGTGGGACTTATATAAAAGTTTTCGTTGTGAGTATTACGGCAGCACTTGTATTAAGTTCCATTTCGCTTTTGTGTCTTATTAAATTTTCTGATCTGGCGTTTAGGGATCATCGCAAAAATCTGATGCTCTTCATCGCGCGTTCGATTGAAAATAATCCGAATGGTTTGGCATTACCACAAATGCCTTTCGGTCCACGTCCTGGTGGTCCGCCTCCGGGGATGCCAGGGGGCCACGGGCCTCACGGCCCTCCAGCAGAGGGATTTCGCGATAATTTTCCACCTCCGCCTCCACCGGGCCCAGGTATGATGGGTGGCCCTGGTGGTCCGCGCATGGGGCCTCCTCCTCCGCCTCCAGGTGGCGGTGAAGCACCTGAGTTTTGGATTATTTCTGAAACGCGTGAAGTAATTTCTGATAACAAAATTCGTAAATTGCCAGCGGAAGTTGCGAAGTTGGATTTGCCAAAAGAAGTACATGCGACAACTTCGTCAGACACGTTCTGGAATTTCTTTGATCGCACAACGATCATGCGCTTAGACCATGAAGGCACAAAAGCCTATCTGGTACTGAATGAAAGAAGAAATCCATTCCGCGGTCCATTGTTTGTCACGCAAGGGATTTTTACTTTCGCAACTGTTGTGATTGCGCTGTTCTTCGCATTGACGATCACATTCTATTATTTGCGTAAAAAATCAGACGAAGCGCGTGCGGTGTTATTAAGCCTCGAGCGCGGTGATTTGAAAGCACGATTTGATATCAAACCCTTCGACGAATTCGGGGGCTTGCTTCTGGATTTCAATCGCATGGCCAATGAAATTGAACGCCTGGTGAATCGTGTGCGTGAAACAGAAATGGCGCGCAGTAACTTGTTGAGTGAACTAGGCCATGACTTGCGCACGCCATTAACAAGTTTGACGACGTCATTTGAAACTTTGAAGTTCCATTTCAATAAAATGACTCCCTCGGATCGCAACGAAATTTTCACGATGATCACAGCAGAAGTGGAATATTTCAAAGAGCTGCTAGAAAAACTGATGACGATCGCAGAACTCGATGAGCCCCACTATAAAAAATCGACCGACGCTGTGGACTTGGCGACATTGATCGGCTCGGAAGTTCGTTATCGTTCAAGTTCAGCTCCGCAATTCCGTTGGACATTTAACGACGAGGGTATGCACGGTCAGCCGCCGATGGTGTTGGGTGATTCGTACTTGTTGTTACGTTTACTCAAAAATGCATTTGATAATGCCACTCGCTATGCGAAGGAAGGCATTCACGCTTCGTTGACGGCAAATGATGAATATGTGCAGATCACGATTAAAGATGATGGACCGGGAATGGATGCAGATGCGCTGGCGAACTTCGGTAAACGTCAAGAGCGCCGTAAACGTCGCGAAGAAAGCCAGGGTCTGAATTTTTCTTTGGGCTTGGGTTCAGTCATCATGCGCACGATTGCAGAGCTTCACGGTGGAAGTCTTGAAGTTGCAAATCGCGCGTCAGTCGATGGCGTTTCCGGAACAATCGTTCGAGTGAAAATTCCTAAGTTTGAAACGACTTAA
- a CDS encoding response regulator transcription factor produces MLNVLLVEDDPQISKSLSMSLKYSDYDVAVAETIGDAWTKMASMTYDILLLDVNLPDGTGIELCEKVRAAGKEVPIIFLSARIDEETVVKGMNIGGDDYLRKPFGTEELKVRMNKVMKRQGPATAKNSLSVGPLTMDFSKRTVLLGGNPLNLGKRQFDILAILAKKAGDVVTRENILLQLDNNVDLFDRTIDSHMSHLRIKLRDAGNAIQIVPVYGVGYRLQWKQN; encoded by the coding sequence ATGTTAAATGTGTTATTAGTCGAAGATGATCCACAGATTTCTAAAAGCCTCAGCATGAGTCTTAAATATAGTGACTATGATGTCGCGGTTGCCGAAACAATCGGTGATGCGTGGACTAAGATGGCTTCGATGACCTACGACATTTTACTGCTCGACGTGAATCTTCCTGACGGCACAGGTATCGAGCTTTGCGAAAAAGTTCGTGCTGCAGGGAAAGAAGTCCCAATTATCTTTTTGAGTGCACGCATTGATGAAGAAACTGTCGTGAAAGGCATGAATATCGGTGGTGACGATTATCTTCGTAAACCATTTGGTACGGAAGAGCTTAAAGTTCGTATGAACAAAGTGATGAAGCGCCAGGGACCTGCGACGGCGAAAAATTCTTTGTCCGTAGGTCCTTTGACGATGGACTTCAGCAAACGCACGGTTCTTTTAGGTGGTAATCCTTTGAACTTGGGGAAACGTCAGTTCGATATCTTGGCGATTCTTGCTAAGAAAGCTGGCGACGTGGTGACACGTGAAAATATTCTTCTACAACTTGATAACAACGTGGATCTTTTTGATCGCACGATCGATTCGCATATGAGTCATCTGCGCATCAAACTTCGTGATGCAGGTAATGCGATTCAAATCGTGCCTGTGTATGGTGTTGGTTATCGTCTTCAATGGAAGCAGAACTAA
- a CDS encoding metallophosphoesterase translates to MKKLLGVAAIAIISVSCAHNSMTYVGMANEGQSFVKTVTAKDVECKSVSVESTDRKFSSIQMEKLKFDESTVCQASLPKDAAVVRSTNGVINIPTAPKKIVIMGDTGCRLKNKNGKGPIQNCDDEKEWPFSRLMRSAEKENADLIIHVGDYHYREECTDPVKCKNFQGTLGYGYKPWEADFLAPAGNVLRQKPWIFVRGNHEDCNRAHEGFDKLLSPVGEEKCVDAQETRYTSFGDFLIVNFDNATVDDKPVEAKSEAGKALRERYKKMVETINARPEKEVWLVTHRPIWGLAPSWSGPGVSPVNINMEAITRELPLPKKVKMVYAGHVHAFQIAQGNHPTEMIIGESGTALDYFSPEAMKLVPPGHTIFPADHGYALLERDVNGKWKASIKSYDGETDFICQISEPGIPCQIFK, encoded by the coding sequence ATGAAAAAACTGCTGGGTGTTGCGGCCATTGCGATTATATCTGTGTCTTGTGCTCACAACTCTATGACGTATGTGGGGATGGCGAACGAAGGCCAATCATTTGTTAAGACGGTGACTGCGAAGGATGTCGAGTGCAAATCGGTATCGGTTGAATCAACAGATAGAAAATTTTCAAGCATCCAAATGGAAAAGCTAAAGTTTGATGAATCGACGGTGTGCCAGGCTTCGTTACCAAAAGATGCAGCTGTGGTCAGAAGTACGAATGGCGTGATCAATATTCCAACAGCACCAAAGAAAATTGTCATCATGGGCGATACGGGCTGCCGTCTTAAAAATAAAAATGGCAAAGGGCCCATCCAAAATTGTGATGATGAAAAAGAATGGCCATTCAGTCGTCTGATGCGTTCAGCGGAAAAAGAAAATGCGGATCTGATCATTCACGTGGGCGATTATCACTACCGTGAAGAATGCACAGATCCAGTTAAGTGCAAAAACTTTCAAGGCACTTTGGGTTACGGCTATAAACCTTGGGAAGCAGACTTCTTAGCGCCTGCTGGAAACGTGCTTCGTCAAAAACCTTGGATCTTTGTGCGCGGTAATCATGAAGATTGCAATCGTGCCCACGAAGGCTTCGATAAACTTCTGTCTCCGGTAGGTGAGGAAAAATGCGTTGATGCCCAGGAGACACGTTACACAAGCTTTGGTGATTTCCTAATCGTGAATTTCGATAATGCCACTGTGGATGACAAACCGGTTGAGGCAAAATCAGAAGCAGGAAAAGCTTTGCGTGAACGCTACAAAAAAATGGTCGAGACAATTAATGCTCGCCCAGAAAAAGAAGTGTGGCTGGTCACACATCGCCCGATCTGGGGCTTAGCGCCAAGTTGGTCGGGCCCGGGAGTATCGCCGGTCAATATCAATATGGAAGCCATCACTCGCGAGTTGCCATTGCCGAAAAAGGTGAAGATGGTTTACGCAGGTCACGTGCATGCATTCCAAATCGCACAAGGCAATCATCCTACAGAGATGATCATTGGTGAAAGCGGTACGGCCCTTGATTACTTCAGTCCTGAAGCTATGAAGTTAGTGCCACCAGGACATACTATTTTTCCAGCAGATCACGGGTATGCATTGCTCGAAAGAGACGTGAATGGAAAATGGAAGGCGTCGATTAAATCTTATGATGGCGAAACAGATTTTATCTGTCAGATTTCTGAACCAGGGATTCCGTGTCAGATCTTTAAATAA
- a CDS encoding tyrosine-protein phosphatase → MKTLTLITLILWVSNSWAGRPELPGSVPGLSISNSHIVTESGATKVIRGMAPKSGAQIQELKKIGVSEVLIFKNETKNEVQNEIAQLQKAGFAADAITNVPFPWKDLPDFKSTCQMTIEALQVIENATNHGRSIYFHCTVGEDRTGYLASLWELWSGAESSIKNSFQEQMCARGYEAGNPNKPYRDVVLKVREGLTPLYLKMLSVLANARNNGQQLSAALCDQEPQLQFKPQDFYCKSTK, encoded by the coding sequence ATGAAAACACTTACGCTTATCACACTGATTCTTTGGGTCTCTAATAGTTGGGCGGGCCGCCCTGAACTTCCTGGCTCGGTTCCTGGTTTGAGCATTTCCAATTCCCACATCGTCACTGAATCAGGTGCGACAAAAGTGATTCGCGGGATGGCTCCAAAATCTGGCGCCCAAATTCAAGAGCTTAAGAAAATCGGCGTATCCGAAGTTTTAATCTTTAAGAATGAAACTAAAAACGAAGTCCAAAATGAAATCGCACAGCTTCAGAAAGCTGGCTTTGCCGCTGATGCGATCACCAACGTTCCATTCCCATGGAAAGATCTTCCTGATTTCAAAAGCACATGTCAGATGACGATTGAAGCCCTGCAGGTAATTGAAAATGCCACCAACCACGGTCGCAGCATTTATTTCCACTGCACTGTTGGCGAAGACCGTACCGGTTATCTTGCAAGCCTGTGGGAACTTTGGAGTGGTGCTGAATCTTCAATCAAAAATTCTTTCCAAGAGCAAATGTGTGCACGCGGTTACGAAGCAGGCAATCCTAACAAACCTTACCGTGATGTTGTTTTAAAAGTGCGCGAAGGTTTAACTCCGCTTTACTTGAAAATGCTTTCGGTTCTTGCGAATGCGCGCAACAACGGCCAACAATTATCGGCAGCATTGTGCGATCAAGAACCGCAACTGCAATTTAAACCTCAAGATTTTTACTGTAAGAGTACTAAGTAA
- a CDS encoding UDP-2,3-diacylglucosamine diphosphatase codes for MEAWFISDIHLKTAEERNGQILLRFLRSLKDKDPKQVHLFMLGDIFDLWIGPSEFFARQFPEHVKALKDLVTAGGKVTFIEGNHDVHIEKYFEKKLGVKVFVEAQYVNLDGVKVRVEHGDLINLNDEKYLKYRAFIRNPRYKFLLYLFPGWLWNWAGTRASKKSRDKSGEYRARNEAQLITMIRNHVDRAYSEGPFDYIISGHMHVFDDHKVNIKGHEVRSVNLGSWFEDQVKVFRIKDGQGEWVTLT; via the coding sequence GTGGAAGCCTGGTTCATATCCGACATTCACTTAAAAACCGCTGAAGAGCGCAATGGGCAAATCCTGTTGCGCTTTTTGCGTTCTTTGAAGGACAAAGATCCGAAGCAAGTTCATCTGTTCATGTTAGGTGATATCTTTGATTTGTGGATTGGCCCTAGCGAATTCTTCGCACGTCAATTTCCCGAACACGTGAAAGCGTTGAAAGATCTGGTCACAGCGGGCGGTAAAGTTACCTTTATTGAAGGCAATCACGACGTTCACATCGAAAAGTACTTCGAAAAAAAACTGGGCGTAAAAGTTTTTGTCGAAGCTCAGTACGTCAATCTTGATGGTGTGAAGGTCCGTGTTGAGCACGGTGATTTGATTAATCTGAACGACGAAAAGTATTTAAAATACCGCGCCTTCATTCGCAATCCTCGTTATAAATTTCTACTGTATTTGTTCCCAGGCTGGCTGTGGAATTGGGCGGGCACTCGTGCAAGCAAAAAAAGCCGTGATAAAAGCGGTGAATACCGTGCACGCAATGAAGCTCAATTAATCACGATGATTCGCAATCACGTGGATCGAGCGTACAGCGAAGGCCCGTTTGATTATATTATTTCAGGCCATATGCATGTCTTTGACGACCATAAGGTCAATATCAAAGGTCACGAAGTTCGCTCAGTCAACCTGGGTTCATGGTTTGAAGACCAAGTTAAAGTCTTCCGTATCAAAGACGGCCAGGGCGAGTGGGTCACTCTTACTTAG
- the ftsZ gene encoding cell division protein FtsZ produces the protein MFELEENINIGANIKVVGVGGGGSNAVSTMIASEMSGVEFIVANTDIQALNANKSPNKIQLGLDLTKGLGAGANPDVGRRAAIESYNEIVEKLEGADMVFVTAGMGGGTGTGGAPIVAKIARELGALTIGVVTKPFQFEGKKRGKHADAGLQELKENVDTLIVIPNQKLLSIAAEKTPLLETFKKADEVLLQAVKGISDLINIRGLINLDFADIRTVMSSKGIAIMGTGAAKGENRAVEAATAAISSPLLENVKIDGATGIIVNITGGADLSLYEVNEATTLITEAAHEDAEIIFGAVIDESMGETVRVTVIATGFDSHDVKLVNDMAQVNQMQNFLNQQTAQFNSMNMSMPQMPQFQMPQMPQMPAMPQMPSMPQMPQFQMPQMPQVELPPIATVQTQVMTYTHPDMAQSTGGSQVNITETVIVPPVANVPPQVAQQAAQNVMPQVPPQVQQEVPTPIQPQADAGVSPRDMLLAKARAFKESQELKARHNSPEQLSMNVDHEQQSLEEARRMAREVLSSPFSSQNLEVPAFIRKKQGFDLNNKE, from the coding sequence ATGTTTGAACTAGAAGAGAATATTAATATCGGCGCTAATATTAAAGTTGTTGGTGTAGGCGGCGGCGGTAGCAACGCGGTTTCTACAATGATCGCTTCAGAAATGAGCGGTGTAGAATTCATCGTAGCAAATACTGACATTCAAGCTTTGAATGCAAACAAGTCACCGAACAAAATCCAATTGGGTCTTGATCTAACTAAAGGTTTGGGCGCTGGTGCAAATCCAGATGTCGGCCGTAGAGCTGCTATCGAGTCTTACAACGAAATCGTTGAAAAACTTGAAGGCGCAGACATGGTATTCGTAACTGCTGGTATGGGCGGCGGTACGGGTACAGGTGGTGCTCCAATCGTAGCGAAAATCGCTCGTGAGTTGGGTGCATTGACTATCGGTGTGGTGACTAAGCCATTCCAATTCGAAGGTAAAAAACGCGGCAAACACGCTGATGCTGGTTTGCAAGAGTTGAAAGAAAACGTAGACACGTTGATCGTGATCCCGAATCAAAAACTTCTTTCTATCGCTGCTGAAAAAACTCCACTTCTTGAGACTTTCAAAAAAGCTGACGAAGTGTTGTTGCAAGCTGTGAAAGGTATCTCTGATTTGATCAACATCCGTGGTTTGATCAACTTGGACTTCGCAGATATCCGTACTGTTATGTCTTCTAAAGGTATCGCGATCATGGGTACTGGCGCTGCTAAAGGTGAAAACCGTGCAGTAGAAGCTGCAACAGCTGCGATTTCTTCTCCTCTTCTAGAGAACGTAAAAATCGACGGTGCAACTGGTATCATCGTAAACATCACTGGTGGCGCGGATCTTTCATTGTATGAAGTGAACGAAGCGACAACATTGATCACTGAAGCGGCTCATGAAGATGCAGAAATCATCTTCGGTGCAGTTATCGATGAATCAATGGGTGAGACAGTTCGTGTAACTGTTATCGCGACTGGTTTCGATTCTCACGATGTGAAACTTGTGAACGACATGGCTCAAGTAAATCAAATGCAAAATTTCTTGAACCAACAAACAGCGCAATTCAACAGCATGAACATGAGCATGCCGCAAATGCCGCAATTCCAAATGCCGCAAATGCCTCAAATGCCGGCGATGCCACAAATGCCAAGCATGCCGCAAATGCCTCAGTTCCAAATGCCACAAATGCCGCAAGTTGAATTGCCACCAATCGCGACTGTGCAAACTCAAGTGATGACTTACACTCATCCAGATATGGCTCAGTCCACGGGGGGTTCCCAGGTAAACATTACTGAGACTGTTATCGTTCCTCCAGTTGCTAACGTTCCACCACAAGTGGCACAACAAGCAGCTCAGAACGTAATGCCTCAGGTACCTCCGCAAGTTCAACAAGAGGTTCCAACTCCGATCCAGCCACAAGCTGATGCCGGTGTTTCTCCTCGCGATATGTTGCTAGCTAAAGCTCGCGCTTTCAAAGAAAGCCAAGAGTTGAAAGCTCGCCACAATTCTCCAGAGCAGTTGTCTATGAACGTTGATCATGAACAACAATCTTTGGAAGAAGCTCGTCGCATGGCTCGCGAAGTATTGAGCTCTCCATTCTCTAGCCAAAACTTGGAAGTTCCTGCGTTCATCCGCAAGAAACAAGGTTTTGATCTGAACAATAAAGAGTAG
- the ftsA gene encoding cell division protein FtsA, producing the protein MSTAKPKAPVLAGLDIGSTKVCFVIGTVNQEGKIEVAGVGTAPNTGIRQGVVVNIEATTDSIKKAKEEAELMSGYTISEVWVGVSGTHISSFDSKGMVAIKNREVTPSEIDRVIEAAKAVAVPADRTVLHILPREFKVDGQDGITDPVGMSGIRLEANVHIVTGSQSAINNSVKCVERAGLKIAGLVLGQLASATAVISNDEKNLGVVVVDMGGGASNALYFVNGSVAHSSTIPVGGQHFTHDVAVGLRTPQFAAEEAKKKHGCAMASMVNENETIEVEGVGGRKARVIPRKDLADVIEARAEETLNLIANDIRMSGVMPMLGAGIVLTGGASQLDGLIEMGEFIFDIPVRRGVPQHIGGLTDVVKSGEFSAATGLLLYGLSQRKDLLTQNQQETEINLGESLNGITKKLKEMLEKVF; encoded by the coding sequence ATGAGTACAGCAAAACCAAAAGCTCCTGTATTGGCTGGATTAGATATTGGTTCTACCAAAGTTTGTTTCGTTATCGGAACAGTCAATCAAGAGGGCAAAATTGAAGTCGCGGGCGTAGGAACTGCTCCAAACACAGGCATTCGCCAAGGTGTTGTCGTTAATATCGAAGCGACAACTGATTCAATTAAAAAAGCAAAAGAAGAAGCAGAGTTGATGTCTGGCTACACTATTTCAGAAGTGTGGGTTGGCGTTTCTGGTACGCATATTTCTTCATTTGATTCTAAAGGCATGGTTGCCATTAAAAACCGCGAAGTCACTCCATCAGAAATTGATCGTGTGATTGAAGCTGCGAAAGCAGTTGCGGTTCCTGCAGATCGTACAGTTCTGCATATTCTTCCTCGTGAATTTAAAGTCGACGGTCAAGACGGTATCACTGATCCAGTGGGCATGTCTGGTATTCGTTTAGAAGCAAATGTTCATATCGTAACTGGCAGCCAAAGCGCGATTAACAACTCAGTAAAATGTGTTGAGCGTGCTGGTTTGAAAATCGCTGGCCTTGTACTTGGACAATTGGCTTCTGCAACAGCTGTTATCTCTAACGACGAAAAAAACCTTGGTGTTGTTGTTGTCGATATGGGTGGTGGCGCAAGCAACGCTTTATATTTCGTAAATGGTTCAGTGGCGCACTCATCAACAATTCCAGTTGGTGGTCAGCACTTTACTCATGACGTTGCTGTTGGTCTTCGTACTCCGCAATTTGCGGCTGAAGAAGCGAAGAAAAAACATGGTTGTGCAATGGCTTCCATGGTGAATGAAAATGAAACTATCGAAGTTGAAGGTGTTGGCGGTCGTAAGGCTCGCGTGATTCCTCGTAAAGACTTGGCAGATGTTATCGAAGCAAGAGCAGAGGAAACTTTGAACTTGATCGCGAATGATATCCGCATGAGTGGCGTGATGCCAATGTTAGGTGCGGGTATCGTACTGACAGGTGGTGCAAGCCAACTTGATGGTTTGATTGAAATGGGCGAGTTCATTTTTGATATTCCAGTTCGTAGAGGAGTGCCTCAACACATCGGCGGTTTGACTGACGTTGTGAAGTCAGGTGAGTTTTCTGCGGCGACTGGTTTGTTATTGTACGGATTGAGTCAAAGAAAAGATTTGCTGACACAAAATCAGCAAGAGACAGAGATCAATCTTGGTGAATCACTTAACGGTATCACTAAGAAGCTCAAAGAAATGTTAGAAAAAGTTTTTTAG
- a CDS encoding cell division protein FtsQ/DivIB encodes MKKLILKLIVAFVILPGALAGTLFYLNKNGFFNIQKIEVVLDHPVPGQEQFLKPQVDELEAALAKYKGVSLWNVKLKAMSKDVAKFEWIENSMITRSWPATLSIKVRPYEVKLLFMGKNGKLLPIIKDGSFLNPVEAKQAPDVALLDGESFVKKPELRKKAVDVLEQIPAEGSFSKKTISEIRFDDKEGFWMTMIKTGVRVKIGEDQVSLKAARVSQVVDYLETRQFDARVIDANLSKKVLVRLRKDP; translated from the coding sequence GTGAAGAAATTAATTCTAAAACTCATCGTTGCATTCGTTATTCTTCCTGGCGCACTCGCGGGCACACTTTTCTATTTGAATAAAAACGGTTTCTTTAACATTCAAAAAATTGAAGTGGTGTTGGACCATCCAGTTCCTGGCCAAGAACAATTCTTGAAGCCACAAGTGGACGAGTTGGAAGCGGCTCTTGCAAAGTACAAAGGTGTCTCGTTGTGGAACGTGAAGCTTAAAGCGATGTCCAAAGATGTTGCGAAGTTTGAGTGGATCGAAAACTCGATGATCACAAGAAGCTGGCCTGCGACGTTGTCGATCAAAGTAAGACCGTACGAAGTGAAACTTTTGTTCATGGGTAAGAACGGCAAACTTCTTCCTATTATTAAAGACGGATCGTTCTTGAATCCGGTTGAAGCAAAACAAGCACCTGATGTTGCACTTCTTGATGGCGAAAGTTTCGTGAAGAAACCAGAGCTCAGAAAAAAAGCAGTTGATGTGCTTGAGCAAATTCCTGCTGAAGGATCGTTCAGCAAAAAAACAATTTCTGAAATTCGATTCGACGATAAAGAAGGTTTTTGGATGACGATGATTAAGACCGGTGTGCGTGTGAAAATCGGCGAAGATCAAGTGTCTCTAAAGGCTGCTCGTGTAAGTCAGGTCGTCGATTATCTCGAAACTCGCCAATTTGACGCGCGCGTCATAGACGCGAATCTGTCAAAGAAAGTCCTTGTCAGGTTGCGTAAGGATCCCTAA